The Stratiformator vulcanicus genome has a segment encoding these proteins:
- a CDS encoding thioredoxin-like domain-containing protein, giving the protein MKRQISSMTGGFRNHVVPIALAAALAVAGLLAFGYLRSNVGFAQQATDDSSVENAAGETLQNPFPNAEPAPSLEGGKAWLNTNEPLSLEKLKGKVVLLDFWTYCCINCIHVLPDLEYLEKKYAQELVVVGVHSAKFENEKETDAIRDAILRYEIEHPVINDADMKVWRKFGARSWPTLVLLDPEGNYCGYLSGEGNRKLLDNIIGKLVAYHDANGTLKRSKPDFGLEREDVEPTPLRFPGKVLADQSTDRLFIADSNHNRIVVTTLAGKLLHVIGTGERGADDGSYEKSSFFRPQGMALVGETLYVADTENHLIRSINLEDQTVATLAGTGKQAAFRAKGGPLKYTALNSPWDLLQHDGTLHIAMAGPHQMWSHELGTDYIGVFAGSGREDVIDGTHPDSALAQPSGIASDGEAMYVCDSEGSAIRRVPFDTSKKVTTPAGPHDLPRGATLFEFGDRDGLGSDARFQHPLGIAYKDGFLYVADSYNHKLRKVELLKTGKGDTTSWLGTGDQGDDLDPPQFDEPAGLSIAGETLFVADTNNHRILAIDLATRRPRLVSIEGLEPPASSKE; this is encoded by the coding sequence GTGAAACGACAAATCAGCAGCATGACCGGCGGCTTTCGCAATCATGTCGTCCCGATCGCCCTTGCAGCGGCCCTCGCCGTCGCCGGGCTGCTGGCATTCGGCTATCTCCGATCGAATGTCGGTTTCGCCCAGCAGGCGACGGACGACTCATCAGTCGAAAATGCGGCGGGAGAGACACTCCAAAACCCGTTCCCGAATGCCGAACCGGCCCCAAGCCTCGAAGGCGGCAAAGCCTGGCTCAACACCAACGAGCCGCTCTCGCTGGAGAAGTTGAAGGGGAAGGTTGTTTTGCTCGATTTCTGGACGTATTGCTGCATAAATTGCATTCATGTACTGCCCGACCTGGAATACCTTGAGAAAAAATACGCCCAGGAATTGGTCGTCGTCGGCGTTCACTCCGCCAAGTTCGAGAACGAAAAAGAAACCGACGCCATTCGCGATGCCATCCTCCGCTATGAAATCGAACACCCCGTCATTAACGACGCCGACATGAAAGTCTGGCGCAAGTTCGGTGCTCGGTCGTGGCCCACACTCGTGCTGCTCGACCCCGAAGGCAACTACTGCGGCTACCTCTCCGGCGAAGGCAACCGAAAACTACTCGATAACATCATCGGCAAACTGGTCGCCTACCACGACGCCAACGGCACCCTCAAACGCAGCAAGCCCGACTTCGGACTCGAACGCGAAGACGTCGAACCCACCCCGCTTCGCTTCCCCGGCAAAGTCCTCGCCGACCAATCGACCGACCGACTCTTCATCGCCGACAGCAACCACAATCGCATCGTCGTCACGACGCTGGCCGGCAAACTGCTCCACGTCATCGGCACGGGCGAACGCGGGGCGGACGACGGTTCGTATGAAAAGTCGTCCTTCTTCCGCCCGCAGGGCATGGCCCTCGTCGGCGAGACGCTCTATGTCGCCGACACCGAAAACCACCTGATCCGCAGCATCAATCTGGAAGACCAAACCGTCGCAACGCTCGCCGGCACCGGCAAACAGGCCGCCTTCCGCGCCAAGGGTGGTCCGCTCAAATACACGGCCCTCAACAGCCCTTGGGACCTCCTCCAGCACGACGGAACCCTCCACATCGCCATGGCGGGGCCGCATCAAATGTGGTCCCACGAACTCGGGACCGACTACATCGGCGTCTTCGCCGGATCGGGTCGAGAGGACGTGATCGACGGCACCCATCCTGATTCCGCGCTCGCCCAACCCTCCGGCATCGCCTCCGATGGCGAGGCGATGTACGTCTGCGATAGCGAGGGATCCGCGATCCGCCGCGTCCCGTTCGACACGTCGAAGAAAGTCACGACACCCGCCGGCCCCCACGACCTGCCCCGCGGGGCAACGCTGTTTGAATTCGGCGATCGAGACGGCCTCGGCAGCGATGCCCGGTTTCAGCACCCCCTCGGCATCGCCTATAAAGACGGCTTCCTCTACGTCGCCGACAGCTACAACCATAAGCTGCGAAAAGTCGAACTGCTGAAAACCGGCAAGGGTGACACCACCTCGTGGCTCGGCACCGGCGATCAGGGGGACGACCTCGATCCGCCGCAATTCGACGAACCCGCCGGACTCTCCATCGCCGGCGAGACCCTCTTCGTCGCCGATACCAACAACCACCGCATCCTCGCGATCGACCTGGCCACTCGTCGTCCACGCCTCGTCTCGATCGAAGGCCTGGAGCCGCCCGCCTCTTCCAAGGAGTAA
- a CDS encoding DUF1573 domain-containing protein, whose protein sequence is MIIRARFYFCLFAGLSAGLCLPASASAQVSGAGWAEEMFSELKHDFGVVARGAETKTRIAIKNIYEEDVHILNVDTSCGCTAAKPDRTFLKTYETAYVTIEMDTRKFTRHKDSSVIVTFDRPQYAKVTIPVKMYVRTDVVLSPGSVNFGAVDVGSGAERGVEVAYAGRNDWKIERVEEDSDILDAEVVERNRGTGKATYDLRVTLSSDAPVGPIRERMTLITNDSANPNVPVLIEGRVEADITVTPSTVPLGKLTPGQTRMVNVVLRGKKPFEIEKIECESETEAFKVRLPKTTRSVHVLPLAVTAPNVPGEYVEKFTVTIPGRDEPITFEAVGEIAGS, encoded by the coding sequence ATGATCATTCGAGCGCGTTTCTATTTCTGTCTATTTGCCGGACTCTCCGCCGGTCTGTGCTTACCGGCTTCAGCCTCGGCCCAGGTATCGGGCGCCGGGTGGGCAGAAGAGATGTTCAGCGAACTGAAGCACGACTTCGGCGTCGTCGCACGTGGTGCGGAGACGAAGACTCGAATCGCGATCAAGAACATTTACGAGGAAGACGTTCACATTTTGAACGTCGACACTTCGTGTGGCTGCACGGCCGCTAAGCCCGATCGTACGTTTCTCAAAACTTACGAGACGGCCTATGTGACAATCGAAATGGACACCCGCAAGTTCACCCGCCACAAAGATTCGAGCGTCATCGTCACGTTCGACCGACCGCAATACGCCAAGGTCACGATCCCCGTGAAGATGTATGTGCGGACCGACGTCGTCCTCTCGCCGGGGTCGGTCAATTTCGGCGCCGTCGACGTCGGTTCTGGGGCGGAGCGCGGCGTGGAAGTTGCCTATGCCGGTCGCAACGACTGGAAGATCGAGCGGGTCGAAGAAGACTCCGACATTCTTGATGCCGAAGTCGTCGAGCGGAATCGCGGAACCGGCAAGGCGACTTACGACCTGCGAGTGACGCTCAGTTCGGATGCCCCCGTCGGTCCGATTCGCGAGCGAATGACGTTGATTACCAATGACTCGGCCAACCCGAACGTGCCCGTGCTGATCGAGGGACGTGTCGAAGCCGATATCACGGTCACGCCGTCGACGGTGCCGTTGGGCAAACTGACGCCCGGTCAAACTCGGATGGTCAACGTCGTCTTGCGTGGCAAGAAGCCGTTCGAAATCGAGAAGATCGAATGTGAGTCGGAGACCGAAGCCTTCAAGGTTCGGCTTCCTAAGACGACCCGCTCGGTTCACGTGCTGCCGCTGGCGGTGACCGCACCGAACGTCCCCGGCGAGTACGTCGAAAAATTCACGGTTACGATCCCGGGTCGCGACGAACCGATCACCTTCGAAGCCGTCGGCGAGATTGCCGGGTCTTGA
- a CDS encoding alpha-amylase/4-alpha-glucanotransferase domain-containing protein — protein MSCRIRLVLALHDHQPIGNFDGVFEEAFEDSYRPMIDTLAEYPDIAIVLHTSGSLLEWLVERKPEYIDKVRGLVERGQIEILGGPFYEPILANIPSRDRVGQIQAYSKYLENLFGQPIRGMWLPERVWEQGFTRDIIAGGIEYTILDDYHFKNAGLRNEELFDYYLTEDEGKLLSLFPGDETLRYLIPFQKPEKTIDYLRQLADRRPGCVVTFGDDGEKFGTWPGTKSLVYERGWLRRFFDALRANNDWLKVTTLGEAIENVAPVGKFYVSDCSYREMTEWALPTPRQQEFHDLTHNLEHIEEWPSLKQFLRGGFWRNFRVKYPEVNEMYCRMLQVSERLEKFTSGEHLTDRADLVHQARTDLYKAQCNCSYWHGAFGGLYLPHLRNAVFQHLISADTALDVADGRQAESLTADVADFDLDARKEVRVTGESFVALLKPSRGGHLYEYDIRAINHNLLATLDRRPERYHETIRQHAARLKHEAEHGSAEQHHHGGHDEDEGVSIHDLVHFKQPDLDQKLIYDRWPRKSLVDHFLQPGLSLEDFRRGEGVIGDFETGVYETALRERPDRVEVAMARQGHVNRYSVEAEKTVAFDQAAPDTMSVTYRFSELPAGLPIHFGVEFNFAGMPAGADDRFFSLSGGERIGQLGTVQGIEETGEITLTDEWLGISAGLEVSEPASVWAFPIETISQSEAGFEAVHQSVMVMPRWEFLVPDDGTWEVTITMRVDTSMAEARKDEAEVVAV, from the coding sequence ATGTCCTGCCGTATCCGACTCGTGCTGGCCCTGCACGATCACCAGCCGATCGGCAACTTCGACGGAGTGTTCGAGGAAGCCTTCGAAGACAGCTATCGGCCGATGATCGACACGCTTGCCGAATATCCCGATATCGCGATCGTACTGCATACGTCCGGCAGCCTGCTGGAGTGGCTCGTCGAGCGGAAACCTGAATACATCGACAAGGTCCGCGGGCTCGTCGAGCGCGGCCAGATCGAGATTCTCGGTGGACCGTTCTACGAACCGATCCTCGCCAACATCCCGTCGCGCGACCGGGTCGGTCAGATCCAGGCCTACTCGAAATATCTGGAGAACCTGTTCGGCCAGCCGATCCGGGGCATGTGGCTGCCGGAGCGAGTCTGGGAACAGGGCTTCACGCGGGACATCATCGCCGGCGGCATCGAGTACACGATCCTCGACGATTATCATTTCAAGAATGCCGGGCTGCGAAATGAGGAGCTGTTCGACTACTACCTCACCGAGGACGAAGGCAAGCTCCTCTCCTTGTTCCCCGGAGACGAGACCCTTCGCTACCTGATTCCGTTCCAGAAGCCGGAAAAGACGATCGACTACCTGCGGCAACTCGCCGACCGGCGGCCCGGCTGCGTCGTGACGTTCGGAGACGACGGCGAGAAGTTCGGCACGTGGCCCGGAACGAAGTCGCTCGTGTACGAGAGGGGTTGGCTTCGCCGATTCTTCGACGCGTTGCGGGCGAACAACGACTGGCTGAAGGTGACGACACTCGGCGAGGCGATTGAAAATGTCGCCCCGGTCGGGAAGTTCTACGTGTCCGACTGCAGCTATCGCGAGATGACCGAATGGGCCCTGCCGACACCGCGTCAGCAGGAGTTCCATGACCTGACTCACAATCTGGAACACATCGAAGAGTGGCCGTCGCTGAAGCAATTCCTCCGCGGCGGGTTCTGGCGGAACTTCCGCGTGAAATACCCGGAAGTCAATGAGATGTATTGCCGGATGCTGCAGGTCAGCGAGCGGTTGGAGAAGTTCACCAGCGGTGAGCACCTGACCGACCGCGCCGATCTTGTGCATCAGGCCCGAACCGATCTCTACAAGGCGCAGTGTAATTGCTCGTACTGGCACGGGGCGTTCGGAGGGCTGTACCTGCCGCACCTGCGGAACGCGGTGTTTCAACATCTGATCTCCGCCGACACCGCTCTCGACGTCGCCGACGGTCGCCAAGCCGAGTCACTCACAGCCGATGTCGCCGACTTCGATTTGGACGCTCGCAAGGAAGTACGGGTGACCGGTGAGTCATTCGTCGCGCTGCTCAAGCCGAGTCGCGGCGGGCATTTGTACGAGTACGACATTCGAGCGATTAATCACAACTTGCTCGCCACGCTCGACCGCCGTCCGGAGCGCTATCACGAGACGATTCGCCAGCACGCCGCCAGGCTGAAACACGAAGCTGAGCACGGTTCCGCCGAACAGCATCACCACGGGGGTCATGATGAGGACGAGGGGGTCAGCATTCACGACCTCGTCCACTTCAAGCAGCCCGACCTTGATCAAAAACTGATTTATGATCGCTGGCCGCGCAAGAGCCTTGTCGACCACTTCCTCCAGCCGGGGTTGTCGCTCGAGGACTTCCGCCGCGGCGAAGGAGTGATCGGCGACTTCGAGACCGGCGTGTACGAGACGGCGCTCCGCGAACGTCCCGACCGCGTCGAAGTGGCGATGGCTCGGCAAGGACACGTCAATCGTTACTCGGTTGAAGCCGAGAAGACGGTCGCGTTCGATCAGGCCGCGCCCGATACGATGAGTGTCACCTATCGATTCAGCGAACTCCCCGCCGGGCTGCCGATCCACTTCGGGGTCGAGTTCAATTTTGCCGGGATGCCCGCCGGAGCCGACGATCGCTTCTTCTCGCTGTCCGGCGGCGAGCGGATCGGCCAGTTGGGCACCGTTCAAGGCATCGAAGAGACTGGTGAGATCACACTGACCGATGAATGGCTCGGCATCTCTGCGGGACTTGAAGTCTCCGAGCCGGCGTCTGTGTGGGCCTTCCCGATCGAGACGATCAGCCAGTCGGAAGCCGGGTTCGAAGCGGTGCATCAGTCGGTGATGGTCATGCCGCGCTGGGAATTCCTCGTTCCCGACGACGGCACGTGGGAAGTCACGATTACCATGCGGGTCGATACCTCGATGGCCGAAGCACGCAAGGACGAAGCCGAAGTCGTTGCGGTGTGA